From a region of the Vagococcus coleopterorum genome:
- a CDS encoding YpiB family protein — MVKTNEKVAFLDWVITHSIFTRREAYWLLTYLKDHPTILENVKFVEKADKTPRGMTIIQSSQPDNCFSLVLNKKTITDHEKIFHEIRLNWKETLYVEVIFDKSWENDLYLSVLEDNPFDAWNKQLSQQLEQLIETSVKEITDFANEKQLLEQIDRALDAGDQKTFRALTQQLQKQKIKEKSQIDDNQ; from the coding sequence ATGGTTAAAACAAACGAAAAAGTGGCTTTTCTCGATTGGGTTATTACCCATAGTATTTTTACCAGACGTGAAGCTTACTGGCTATTAACCTATTTGAAAGACCATCCAACTATTCTGGAAAATGTTAAATTTGTTGAAAAGGCTGATAAAACACCACGTGGCATGACAATCATTCAAAGTAGTCAGCCCGATAATTGTTTTTCATTAGTTTTGAATAAAAAAACAATAACTGATCATGAAAAAATCTTTCATGAGATTCGCTTAAATTGGAAAGAAACTCTTTATGTAGAAGTTATTTTTGATAAAAGTTGGGAAAATGATTTGTACCTAAGTGTTTTAGAAGATAATCCATTTGATGCTTGGAACAAGCAGTTAAGCCAGCAGTTAGAACAACTAATTGAAACATCAGTCAAAGAAATAACTGATTTTGCGAATGAGAAACAATTACTAGAGCAGATTGACCGAGCCTTAGATGCGGGTGATCAGAAAACGTTTAGAGCACTAACTCAACAACTACAAAAGCAAAAAATAAAGGAAAAGAGTCAAATAGATGATAATCAATAA
- a CDS encoding HU family DNA-binding protein, with product MANKAELIEKVAAKADLTKKDATTAVDAVFSTIQDLLADGEKVQLIGFGNFEVRDRAARKGRNPQTGKEISIPASKVPAFKPGKALKDAVK from the coding sequence ATGGCAAACAAAGCAGAATTAATCGAAAAAGTTGCAGCTAAAGCTGACTTAACTAAAAAAGATGCTACTACTGCAGTTGATGCAGTATTCTCAACAATCCAAGATTTACTTGCTGATGGTGAGAAAGTTCAATTAATCGGTTTTGGTAACTTTGAAGTTCGCGATCGCGCGGCCCGCAAAGGACGTAACCCACAAACTGGTAAAGAAATTAGCATTCCTGCAAGCAAAGTACCTGCATTCAAACCAGGTAAAGCCTTGAAAGATGCTGTTAAATAA
- the cmk gene encoding (d)CMP kinase, with amino-acid sequence MNKISIAIDGPASAGKSTVAKILAKKMCYIYLDTGAMYRAVTLAVLNNGISPEKADEVAALLPSIEIGFEQGKNGQLVFLNGADVTEAVRQPEVTNNVSQIAAQEAVRVDLVKRQQEYGKHGGIVMDGRDIGTAVLPNAEVKIFLVASVEERAERRYQENISKGIMTDFETLKKEIEERDFKDTTREISPLVQADDAVKIDTTGMSIEDVVNAIENVVNA; translated from the coding sequence ATGAATAAAATAAGCATTGCAATTGATGGACCAGCTTCAGCTGGTAAAAGTACTGTTGCAAAAATTTTAGCAAAAAAAATGTGTTATATTTACCTTGATACAGGAGCCATGTACAGAGCCGTTACTTTAGCTGTTTTGAACAACGGTATTTCACCTGAGAAGGCTGATGAAGTAGCAGCGTTATTACCGTCAATCGAAATTGGGTTTGAACAAGGTAAAAATGGTCAATTGGTCTTCCTGAATGGGGCTGATGTTACAGAAGCGGTTAGACAACCTGAGGTAACAAATAACGTCTCTCAAATTGCCGCGCAAGAAGCAGTGCGGGTTGATTTAGTTAAGCGTCAACAAGAGTACGGTAAACATGGTGGCATCGTAATGGATGGGCGCGATATCGGCACAGCAGTCTTGCCAAATGCCGAAGTTAAAATATTTTTAGTTGCTAGCGTTGAAGAACGTGCAGAACGTCGTTACCAAGAAAATATCAGTAAAGGAATCATGACTGATTTTGAAACATTAAAAAAAGAAATTGAAGAAAGAGATTTTAAGGACACGACACGTGAAATTTCACCATTAGTTCAAGCTGATGATGCGGTTAAAATTGATACGACCGGAATGAGTATTGAAGATGTTGTCAATGCCATTGAAAATGTTGTTAATGCTTAG
- a CDS encoding ferredoxin has protein sequence MKTTIIPEKCIACGLCQVLAPSVFDYTAEGIVIFKQDSNSLDLDVSDSLQQELMAAYKECPTRAIIVEK, from the coding sequence TTGAAAACAACTATTATCCCAGAAAAATGTATCGCCTGTGGCTTATGCCAAGTCTTAGCACCTTCTGTATTTGATTATACCGCTGAAGGGATTGTTATCTTTAAACAAGATTCTAACTCTTTAGACTTAGATGTCTCAGATTCCCTTCAACAAGAATTAATGGCAGCATATAAAGAATGCCCTACACGTGCTATTATCGTTGAAAAATAA
- a CDS encoding ECF transporter S component, whose product MKKNQTKEMVGTAMLAAIAYILLLIAFPVIPAFPFMKVDFSEIAILISTYVFGPVAGILTALVRSLLHMLTSGEPAAFIGDAASFIAALSFVLPIYYLSKTKQTTKNLITSFVTGTVIMTVVMSVLNAVAIIPLYSKIAGFDIGMSVSKYVLYGVVPFNLVKGTLVSMVFMLIHQKVIPLISKQKKCK is encoded by the coding sequence ATGAAAAAGAATCAAACGAAGGAAATGGTAGGGACAGCGATGTTAGCAGCAATTGCTTATATCCTGTTATTAATTGCCTTTCCAGTTATTCCCGCTTTTCCATTTATGAAAGTTGACTTTAGCGAAATTGCTATCTTGATTAGCACCTATGTGTTCGGTCCAGTAGCAGGCATTTTAACAGCTTTAGTCCGATCGTTACTACACATGTTAACAAGTGGTGAACCAGCAGCTTTCATTGGAGATGCAGCGAGTTTTATTGCAGCTTTAAGCTTTGTTTTACCGATTTATTATTTGAGTAAGACGAAACAAACGACTAAGAATCTAATCACATCATTTGTGACAGGTACAGTTATTATGACAGTGGTTATGTCGGTTCTAAATGCCGTGGCAATTATTCCGCTGTATAGCAAGATTGCAGGGTTTGATATTGGCATGAGTGTCAGCAAATATGTCTTGTATGGGGTTGTACCTTTCAATTTGGTAAAAGGAACATTAGTGAGTATGGTGTTTATGCTAATCCATCAGAAGGTTATCCCTCTGATTAGTAAACAAAAAAAATGTAAATAA
- a CDS encoding tetratricopeptide repeat protein, producing MTHSELMLEALSAGDLVEAQLEFEAALKEDQPDMLMALGGQLMGAGFLEEAQTIFEKLLESFPNEGSLLISLAEIAIENDQTDEAFGYLQAIPKDDNYYVESLLVLADLYQVLGVPEVSEKKIKEAKQILPEEPVLDLALAELYFTMDRFQEAADLYLKLNQSELPEGVSVDDRIGSALSMLGEFEEALPYLEKANTEEQTDHRLFQLAITYIQLKENEKAIQLLEQLKTLNPSYEGVYLPLASCLLDEDRNPEAEAVIAEGLTQNPYSLDLYHLASDNAFRLGKIPDAEEYLRKAITLEEDKEISLIKLANLLLVDERFEESIETLSELANSSQGQVYWTLAQAHNGLEKYAEAGKYYEEAYPTLKDDPDFLKDYGLFLREEGQSEKANVLFKEYLTMEPNDLEVLDLLED from the coding sequence ATGACACACAGTGAATTGATGTTAGAAGCGTTATCAGCCGGCGATTTAGTTGAAGCGCAATTAGAATTTGAAGCCGCTTTAAAAGAGGATCAACCAGATATGTTAATGGCCTTAGGTGGCCAATTAATGGGAGCGGGATTTTTAGAAGAAGCACAAACTATTTTTGAAAAATTATTAGAATCATTCCCAAATGAAGGTAGCCTGCTTATTTCATTAGCAGAAATCGCAATCGAAAATGATCAAACAGATGAAGCATTTGGTTATTTACAAGCTATTCCAAAAGATGATAATTATTACGTTGAAAGTTTGTTAGTGTTAGCTGACTTGTATCAGGTTCTTGGTGTTCCAGAAGTTAGTGAGAAAAAAATTAAAGAAGCAAAACAAATCTTGCCGGAAGAACCTGTTTTAGATTTAGCCTTAGCAGAACTTTATTTCACGATGGATCGTTTCCAAGAAGCTGCCGATCTATATTTAAAATTAAACCAATCTGAATTACCGGAAGGCGTTAGTGTTGATGACCGTATTGGTTCAGCATTAAGTATGTTAGGTGAGTTTGAAGAGGCGTTACCGTATTTGGAGAAAGCGAATACTGAAGAACAAACAGATCATCGTTTATTCCAATTAGCGATTACTTATATTCAATTAAAAGAAAACGAAAAAGCGATTCAACTATTAGAACAATTAAAAACTTTAAATCCAAGTTATGAAGGAGTCTACTTGCCATTAGCAAGTTGTCTATTAGATGAAGATCGCAACCCAGAAGCAGAGGCGGTGATTGCAGAAGGCCTAACGCAAAACCCATACTCGCTAGACTTGTATCACCTGGCATCGGATAATGCTTTTAGGCTAGGTAAAATTCCTGATGCGGAAGAGTATTTAAGAAAAGCGATTACTTTAGAAGAAGATAAAGAAATTTCATTGATTAAGCTAGCGAACTTGTTGCTTGTTGATGAACGTTTTGAGGAATCAATTGAAACATTATCCGAATTAGCTAATAGTAGCCAAGGGCAAGTTTATTGGACGTTAGCACAAGCACATAATGGTTTGGAAAAATATGCAGAAGCAGGGAAGTATTATGAAGAAGCATACCCAACACTAAAAGATGACCCAGATTTCTTGAAGGACTATGGCTTATTCCTTCGTGAAGAAGGACAGTCGGAAAAAGCGAATGTCTTATTTAAAGAATACTTGACAATGGAGCCTAATGATTTAGAAGTTTTAGATTTATTAGAAGATTAA
- a CDS encoding SAG1386/EF1546 family surface-associated protein, whose product MTDKKEPWEQPIYDENNETAVPASRSEQRSKKKGDSAFITILVLLLLAIAALLIFMFNQGKKPLEEKTSPIEITETTAKKEDEDKAAKEKAEKEKAEKEKAETEKTEAETKPETEKPTEDKKEDEKPAEETYTIQPGDQFDTVGPAFGLTADELLALNPDVDPTGLQIGQVIRVK is encoded by the coding sequence GTGACAGATAAAAAAGAACCTTGGGAACAACCGATTTATGATGAAAATAACGAGACAGCAGTACCTGCTTCCCGTTCAGAACAACGTAGTAAAAAGAAAGGTGATAGTGCCTTTATCACAATTCTAGTATTATTATTATTAGCGATTGCAGCACTGTTGATTTTCATGTTTAATCAAGGCAAAAAACCTTTAGAAGAAAAAACTTCACCAATCGAAATCACAGAAACAACTGCGAAAAAAGAAGATGAAGATAAAGCTGCTAAAGAAAAGGCTGAGAAAGAAAAAGCCGAAAAAGAAAAAGCTGAAACTGAAAAAACAGAAGCTGAAACAAAACCTGAGACAGAAAAACCTACTGAAGATAAAAAAGAAGATGAAAAACCAGCTGAAGAAACATATACAATCCAGCCTGGTGATCAATTCGATACCGTAGGACCAGCATTCGGTTTAACAGCTGATGAATTACTTGCGTTAAATCCAGATGTGGACCCAACAGGTTTACAAATCGGACAAGTTATCCGAGTTAAATAG
- the scpB gene encoding SMC-Scp complex subunit ScpB — protein sequence MKITGQIEALLFVAGDEGVSLDELASLIDEPTATIFKGIEELKASHLDNDASALHILEVGNHFILTTKKDYAELIKDYAQSPLSNSLSQSALEVLSIIAYKQPITRMQVDEIRGVQSSSAVQKLVARQLIEEKSRVDGPGRAILYGTTEYFMNYFGLENMTDLPSIEEMEDEIEKEIPSDLFFDNFKEDLDGLENKTENADESDSSVEETN from the coding sequence ATGAAAATTACGGGTCAAATTGAGGCGTTGTTATTTGTTGCAGGAGATGAGGGAGTTTCATTAGATGAGCTTGCTTCTTTGATTGATGAGCCAACAGCAACGATTTTCAAAGGAATTGAAGAATTAAAAGCAAGTCATTTAGATAATGATGCATCAGCATTACATATTTTAGAAGTCGGCAATCACTTTATCTTAACGACTAAAAAAGATTACGCTGAGTTAATCAAAGATTACGCTCAATCACCACTATCTAATAGCTTGTCTCAGTCAGCTTTAGAAGTCTTGTCGATTATTGCGTATAAACAACCTATCACACGAATGCAAGTTGATGAGATTCGTGGGGTTCAGTCATCGTCGGCTGTTCAAAAATTAGTGGCGCGTCAATTGATTGAAGAAAAATCACGTGTTGACGGTCCAGGTCGTGCTATTCTTTATGGCACAACAGAATACTTTATGAATTATTTCGGTTTGGAAAATATGACAGACTTACCGTCTATTGAAGAGATGGAAGATGAGATTGAAAAAGAAATTCCAAGCGACTTGTTCTTCGATAATTTTAAAGAAGATTTAGACGGACTTGAAAATAAAACTGAAAATGCAGATGAGTCTGATAGTTCAGTAGAGGAGACAAACTAA
- a CDS encoding pseudouridine synthase: MERLQKVIAQSGVASRRKAEELIRQGQVEVNDKIVTEMGVKVAKGDKIAVSGVPITQEENVYFMLYKPRGVISAVSDDKGRKVVTDFLPGVSERIYPVGRLDYDTTGLLLLTNDGDFANALTHPKHEVDKTYIAKVKGVPFPHDLKPLTKGVKIDGWKTAPAQYRIISTDNEKKTAIVELIIHEGRNHQVKKMLEAVGFPVTKLKRELYGNLDLVGLKPGQYRALSRKEISSLMELTK; the protein is encoded by the coding sequence ATGGAAAGATTGCAAAAAGTTATTGCTCAAAGCGGTGTTGCATCAAGAAGAAAAGCCGAGGAATTAATTCGCCAAGGTCAAGTTGAAGTTAATGACAAAATTGTCACTGAAATGGGTGTGAAGGTTGCTAAGGGCGATAAAATTGCGGTTAGCGGTGTTCCAATTACTCAAGAAGAGAATGTGTACTTTATGTTGTACAAGCCTAGAGGTGTTATCTCTGCGGTGTCTGATGACAAAGGGCGCAAAGTGGTAACTGACTTTTTACCAGGTGTTTCAGAACGCATTTACCCAGTTGGTCGTTTAGATTACGACACAACAGGTTTGTTATTATTAACAAATGATGGCGATTTTGCCAATGCCCTGACACATCCAAAGCATGAAGTTGATAAAACCTATATTGCAAAAGTTAAAGGTGTCCCATTCCCTCATGATTTAAAACCACTGACTAAAGGGGTTAAAATCGATGGCTGGAAAACAGCTCCAGCTCAATATCGAATTATTTCAACGGATAACGAAAAGAAAACAGCAATTGTTGAGTTAATCATTCATGAAGGACGTAACCATCAAGTTAAAAAAATGTTAGAAGCGGTGGGCTTCCCAGTGACAAAATTAAAACGTGAGTTGTATGGAAATCTTGACTTAGTTGGTTTAAAACCAGGTCAATACCGTGCGTTAAGTCGTAAAGAAATTAGCTCATTAATGGAATTAACTAAATAG
- the rpsA gene encoding 30S ribosomal protein S1 has protein sequence MTENNLDLTAQENAEMLNALESVQEVNVGDLVQGEVLVLEDKQAIVSILGTGVEGVIPVKELSAFPTDDISSLVKVGEILDLVVITSIGKDKENGSYLLSKRRLEAKKIWEQVEADFEAGKTVEGTVTDAVKGGLVVDLGVRGFVPASMIDVNFVSDFSIYKGQTLEFVVKEIEPSENRLILSRKDILAKDQAAKKAELMEKLVAGDIVKGKVARLTNFGAFIDLGGVDGLVHISEISHAHVSKAEDVLEVGQEVEAKILSIDTAKERISLSIKETVAGPWEKVSETFSEGDVVTGKIKRLTSFGAFVEIAPGVEGLVHISQISHQHVVTPHEVLKEGEEIQVKILEVSPADRRIALSIKALEEKPVEEGQVEEVEEDFEMPEAVSGFTLGDIVVDSVESTEE, from the coding sequence ATGACAGAAAACAATTTAGATTTGACAGCACAAGAAAATGCTGAAATGTTAAATGCACTTGAAAGCGTTCAAGAGGTAAATGTTGGTGATTTAGTTCAAGGTGAAGTTTTAGTCCTTGAGGATAAACAAGCAATTGTAAGTATCTTAGGTACGGGTGTTGAAGGTGTGATTCCCGTTAAAGAATTATCTGCTTTCCCAACTGATGATATTTCGTCATTAGTAAAAGTTGGTGAAATTCTTGATCTAGTTGTCATTACTTCAATTGGCAAAGATAAAGAAAACGGCAGCTATTTGTTATCAAAACGTAGATTAGAAGCTAAGAAAATTTGGGAACAGGTTGAAGCTGACTTCGAAGCTGGTAAAACAGTTGAAGGAACAGTAACTGATGCTGTTAAAGGCGGATTAGTTGTTGACCTTGGTGTTCGCGGTTTTGTACCAGCCTCAATGATTGATGTGAATTTTGTTTCTGATTTTTCTATTTATAAAGGACAAACCTTAGAGTTTGTTGTAAAAGAAATCGAACCATCTGAAAATCGTTTAATCTTATCTCGTAAAGATATTCTGGCGAAAGACCAAGCAGCTAAAAAAGCTGAGTTAATGGAAAAACTTGTTGCCGGTGATATCGTTAAAGGAAAAGTAGCACGTTTGACGAACTTTGGTGCGTTTATTGATTTAGGCGGAGTTGATGGGTTAGTTCATATTTCTGAAATTTCTCATGCTCACGTCTCTAAAGCGGAAGATGTTTTAGAAGTCGGACAAGAAGTCGAAGCTAAAATTTTGTCTATTGATACAGCGAAAGAACGTATTTCATTATCAATTAAAGAAACAGTTGCAGGACCTTGGGAAAAGGTTTCAGAAACGTTTTCTGAAGGTGATGTTGTAACTGGGAAAATCAAACGCTTAACAAGTTTTGGTGCCTTTGTTGAGATTGCACCAGGAGTTGAAGGGTTAGTTCATATTTCTCAAATTTCTCATCAACATGTTGTAACACCTCATGAAGTGTTGAAAGAAGGGGAAGAAATCCAAGTGAAAATACTTGAAGTCAGTCCGGCAGATCGTCGTATTGCTCTAAGTATTAAAGCTTTGGAAGAAAAACCTGTTGAAGAAGGTCAAGTGGAAGAAGTGGAAGAAGATTTCGAAATGCCAGAAGCAGTTTCTGGTTTCACTTTAGGTGATATCGTAGTAGATTCAGTTGAATCAACAGAAGAATAA
- a CDS encoding helix-turn-helix domain-containing protein produces MNELNTYILSLFTAGDKLRVTSLFQLLKGKRTSSVLMFGYLNGLLKHFGLFPKLTTKQYQAAVNALVSKDYLMLITDNVAVITAAGSRLKTEKEFEVTALNGVTFCNTAQEFFDQLLFTTQVISELSYHEKEYLPVELNSFKQHRTKLWLQTKIVNYPEINRQLYQEWVELLPGLPEGTIALLTGHNQIGKTYNQVRKDLSNRPLKQYLAKTNLMHQMITTILMAKQSFPLFVSLFKLTHDSSGNHSASESYRMYEKGLSVTEIMLRRQLKRSTVVDHIIEGLILSDTLPSFELIPKQEREKLDAYRSLNSDFKVWRYGDVIETEPIVSFLSFRIYQIELLREEK; encoded by the coding sequence TTGAACGAATTGAATACTTATATACTATCCTTATTTACTGCTGGTGACAAGTTAAGAGTCACCAGTTTATTTCAGTTATTAAAAGGTAAGCGAACTAGTTCAGTATTGATGTTTGGTTATTTAAACGGCTTATTAAAGCATTTTGGGTTATTTCCTAAACTAACAACTAAGCAGTATCAGGCAGCGGTGAACGCATTAGTTTCAAAGGATTATTTAATGCTGATTACTGATAATGTCGCGGTTATCACTGCTGCAGGTTCACGCTTGAAAACAGAGAAAGAATTTGAAGTGACAGCTTTAAATGGTGTTACTTTTTGCAATACCGCTCAAGAGTTTTTTGATCAACTGCTATTTACGACTCAGGTGATTTCTGAACTTAGTTACCATGAAAAAGAGTATTTACCGGTGGAATTAAATAGTTTCAAACAGCATCGCACTAAACTTTGGTTACAAACTAAAATAGTCAATTACCCGGAAATTAATCGACAACTTTATCAAGAGTGGGTTGAGTTGTTACCTGGTTTACCTGAGGGGACAATAGCGTTGTTAACAGGCCATAACCAAATTGGTAAGACATATAACCAAGTTCGTAAAGATCTTTCTAACAGACCGTTAAAACAGTATTTAGCCAAAACTAATTTGATGCATCAAATGATAACGACCATCTTGATGGCTAAACAATCATTTCCGTTGTTTGTTAGTTTGTTCAAATTAACTCATGATTCTTCGGGCAATCACAGTGCCTCAGAAAGTTATCGCATGTATGAGAAAGGGCTATCAGTGACAGAGATTATGTTACGTCGGCAATTGAAAAGAAGTACAGTTGTTGATCATATAATTGAAGGGTTAATCTTGTCTGATACGCTTCCTAGTTTTGAACTAATCCCTAAACAAGAAAGAGAAAAACTAGACGCATATCGCTCTTTAAACAGCGATTTCAAAGTATGGCGTTATGGTGATGTCATAGAAACAGAGCCGATCGTTTCGTTTTTATCATTTAGAATCTATCAAATTGAACTGTTACGGGAGGAAAAATAG
- a CDS encoding RecQ family ATP-dependent DNA helicase — protein MHKKMLNERFGHQTFRPGQEETILSVLESKNTLAILPTASGKSLTYQLPSYLFSGLTLIVSPLISLMEDQVMQLRQQGEKRVVAYNSQLSIVEKKWVLNNLASYKFIFISPEALNKDDVIKKLQAINLSLLVVDEAHCISQWGIDFRPEYEQLNVAVRKIKPVKILALTATANDEITKDIENKLFDNGEIAIIRESVNRKNIAYLVEEPVNKINYLVELIDYHIGPGIIYFSSKKEAERVAQELSEKTGMRVSYYHGGQTAQERSLIQQQFLKDELDVLCATSAFGMGVNKKNIRYVVHYHLPSSLEAYAQESGRAGRDGKQSFSVILYQPGDERLYAFQTQELSEAIEHLKIYPDITKLSYDEELELYLKWQESIVAKLFSQAELTSQLERKLEEKKLALMNILTYLHTKECRRSFLLRHFQEKKQLKQENCCDNCGFCDKMLDKSSDKNFDEDDQSLQWEQKLKNLFNIK, from the coding sequence ATGCATAAAAAAATGCTGAATGAGCGCTTTGGTCATCAAACCTTCCGACCAGGCCAAGAAGAAACTATTCTAAGTGTTCTTGAATCGAAAAATACTTTAGCAATTTTACCAACAGCTAGCGGGAAAAGTTTAACGTATCAACTTCCAAGTTATTTATTCTCAGGTCTCACATTAATAGTGTCTCCGCTAATTTCTTTGATGGAAGATCAGGTGATGCAATTACGTCAACAAGGTGAAAAACGTGTGGTAGCATATAACAGTCAGTTATCAATCGTGGAAAAGAAATGGGTATTAAACAATCTAGCGTCATATAAATTTATTTTCATTAGTCCAGAAGCCTTGAACAAGGATGACGTTATTAAAAAGTTACAGGCGATTAATCTCTCTTTATTAGTTGTGGACGAAGCGCACTGTATCTCACAATGGGGAATTGATTTTAGACCAGAATATGAGCAATTAAATGTGGCGGTTCGAAAAATAAAACCAGTAAAGATTTTAGCATTGACTGCGACAGCCAATGATGAGATTACAAAAGATATTGAAAATAAGTTGTTTGACAATGGTGAAATAGCGATTATCCGTGAATCCGTCAACAGAAAAAATATCGCTTATTTAGTTGAAGAGCCAGTTAATAAAATTAACTATCTTGTTGAGTTAATCGATTACCATATCGGACCTGGGATTATTTATTTTTCAAGTAAAAAAGAAGCAGAAAGAGTCGCCCAAGAATTGTCAGAAAAGACAGGGATGCGAGTAAGCTATTATCACGGTGGTCAAACTGCTCAAGAACGGAGTTTGATTCAACAACAGTTTCTCAAGGATGAGTTAGATGTTTTATGCGCAACGTCAGCCTTTGGCATGGGAGTGAACAAAAAAAATATTCGCTATGTTGTTCACTATCATTTACCAAGCAGTTTAGAAGCGTATGCCCAAGAGTCTGGTCGAGCAGGTCGTGATGGTAAGCAAAGCTTTTCAGTTATCCTTTACCAACCAGGTGATGAACGATTATATGCCTTTCAAACACAAGAATTATCTGAAGCTATTGAACATTTAAAAATATACCCGGATATTACAAAGTTATCATATGATGAAGAGTTAGAATTATATTTAAAATGGCAGGAGAGTATTGTTGCAAAATTATTCAGTCAAGCAGAATTAACGTCGCAATTAGAACGAAAATTGGAAGAGAAGAAATTGGCGCTAATGAACATTTTAACGTATTTGCATACAAAAGAATGTCGACGATCTTTTTTACTTAGACACTTCCAAGAAAAAAAACAGTTGAAACAAGAGAATTGTTGCGACAATTGTGGGTTTTGTGATAAAATGTTAGATAAGAGTTCCGATAAAAACTTTGACGAAGACGATCAAAGTTTACAGTGGGAGCAAAAGTTAAAGAATTTATTTAATATAAAGTGA
- the der gene encoding ribosome biogenesis GTPase Der, translating to MANPTIAIVGRPNVGKSTIFNRIAGERISIVEDTPGVTRDRLYATGEWLGREFSIIDTGGIDLSDEPFMDQIKYQAEIAISEADVIILLTSGREGVTDADEMVARMLYKSGKPVLLAVNKVDNPEMRNDIFEFYSLGLGDPYPVSGSHGIGLGDVLDEAVKHFKTEVEEEDDGIIRFSLIGRPNVGKSSIINAMLGEDRVIVSNVAGTTRDAIDTEFTSDTGQPFIMIDTAGMRKRGKVYETTEKYSVMRAMRAIDRSDVVLMVINAEEGIREYDKRIAGFAHEAGKGMVIVVNKWDAIEKETNTMKEFEEEIRKEFKYLDYAPIIFVSAKTKQRLNQLPEMIEKVSMNQNLRIPSSLLNDVIMDAVAINPTPTDKGKRLKIFYATQVAVKPPAFVVFVNEEELMHFSYARFLENQIRKAFTFEGTPIHIIARRRK from the coding sequence ATGGCAAATCCAACAATAGCAATTGTCGGCCGACCGAATGTCGGTAAATCGACAATATTTAATAGAATTGCAGGAGAACGTATTTCGATCGTAGAAGATACTCCTGGTGTTACTCGTGACCGTTTATATGCAACAGGTGAATGGTTAGGGCGTGAATTTAGTATTATTGATACAGGTGGAATCGATTTAAGTGACGAGCCATTTATGGATCAAATAAAATATCAAGCGGAAATAGCTATCTCTGAAGCCGATGTTATTATTCTTTTAACTAGCGGACGCGAAGGTGTCACAGATGCCGATGAAATGGTTGCAAGAATGCTTTATAAATCTGGTAAACCTGTTCTTTTAGCAGTCAATAAAGTGGATAATCCAGAAATGCGTAATGATATTTTTGAGTTTTATTCATTAGGTTTAGGCGATCCATACCCAGTATCAGGAAGCCATGGTATTGGTTTAGGTGATGTTTTAGATGAAGCAGTCAAGCATTTTAAAACAGAAGTTGAAGAAGAAGACGATGGTATTATCCGTTTCAGTTTAATCGGACGCCCAAATGTTGGTAAGTCATCAATCATCAATGCGATGCTTGGCGAAGACCGTGTTATCGTTTCTAATGTTGCTGGTACAACACGTGATGCTATCGATACTGAGTTTACATCAGATACTGGTCAGCCATTTATTATGATTGATACTGCTGGTATGCGTAAACGTGGTAAAGTTTATGAAACAACTGAAAAATATAGTGTGATGCGTGCGATGCGTGCGATTGATCGTTCGGATGTTGTCCTAATGGTTATCAACGCTGAAGAAGGCATCCGTGAATATGATAAACGTATTGCCGGCTTTGCTCATGAAGCAGGTAAAGGGATGGTTATTGTTGTTAATAAATGGGATGCCATCGAAAAAGAAACAAATACAATGAAAGAATTTGAAGAAGAGATTCGTAAAGAGTTCAAGTATTTAGACTACGCACCAATTATTTTTGTGTCAGCTAAAACAAAACAACGTTTAAACCAGTTACCTGAAATGATCGAAAAAGTAAGTATGAACCAAAACTTACGTATTCCGTCATCATTGTTAAATGATGTTATTATGGATGCTGTAGCGATTAATCCGACACCAACGGATAAAGGGAAACGTCTAAAAATCTTTTATGCAACACAAGTGGCGGTTAAACCGCCAGCATTTGTTGTTTTTGTAAATGAAGAAGAACTAATGCATTTTTCATACGCCCGTTTCTTAGAAAATCAAATCAGAAAAGCCTTTACTTTTGAAGGAACGCCAATTCACATCATCGCTAGACGTCGTAAATAG